The Candidatus Dormiibacterota bacterium genome contains a region encoding:
- a CDS encoding trimethylamine methyltransferase family protein — MRGFKNTLKPLNILPPEAEEQVHRATLKILREHGVIFEDGRALDLFRKAGLKVDDAEQRVFFPPEFVEQQIAKAPAQFTLQARNRDNDVIIGGDHLVFAPVSGPPFVADREGGRRDGTLEEQNNLVRLSEVIDVMHHGCPEVAVKDLPVETRHLDILYHQVRLSAKGMIGDAWSTERARDHIDMMAIVFGGREKIAERPVLIGIINSNSPLRYDSNMAEGLIEYAAAGQVNVITPFIMAGATSPVTLAAAVAQQNAECLAAIVLAETVRPGAPVMYGSFLTGLEMRTGAPAFGRPEAALGILSSAQMARRYSLPCRAGGVLTNSKVPDAQAGWEKMMQLWPIVLGGCHYVLHGAGWLDGGLTASFEAMVLDAEMLEMLPRFFAGVPVSDETLALDVIAHVGAGGHFLGEEHTRKHFKTEFHFPNLADTEAYESWVKKGRMDAETRATTRWKKLLSSYQEPKLDPAVDEELRDFVARRKRAIEATID, encoded by the coding sequence ATGCGCGGTTTCAAGAACACTCTCAAGCCGCTGAACATCCTGCCGCCCGAGGCGGAGGAGCAGGTGCACCGCGCCACCCTGAAGATCCTGCGCGAGCACGGGGTGATCTTCGAGGACGGGCGCGCCCTCGACCTGTTCCGCAAGGCGGGGCTCAAGGTGGATGACGCCGAGCAGCGCGTCTTCTTCCCCCCCGAGTTCGTGGAGCAGCAGATCGCGAAGGCGCCGGCGCAGTTCACCCTTCAGGCGCGCAATCGCGACAACGACGTGATCATCGGCGGCGACCACCTGGTGTTCGCGCCGGTCAGCGGACCGCCGTTCGTCGCCGATCGCGAGGGCGGCCGGCGCGACGGCACGCTCGAGGAGCAGAACAATCTCGTCCGCCTGTCCGAGGTCATCGACGTCATGCACCACGGCTGCCCGGAGGTGGCGGTCAAGGACCTGCCGGTCGAGACGCGTCACCTCGACATCCTGTACCACCAGGTCCGGCTGAGCGCCAAGGGGATGATCGGCGACGCCTGGAGCACGGAGCGGGCGCGCGACCACATCGACATGATGGCGATCGTCTTCGGCGGCCGCGAAAAGATCGCCGAGCGACCCGTGCTGATCGGGATCATCAACTCGAACAGCCCGCTGCGCTACGACTCGAACATGGCGGAGGGGCTCATCGAGTACGCCGCCGCGGGGCAGGTGAACGTCATCACGCCGTTCATCATGGCCGGCGCGACCAGTCCGGTGACGCTGGCGGCGGCGGTGGCCCAGCAGAACGCCGAGTGCCTGGCGGCGATCGTCCTGGCCGAGACGGTGCGTCCCGGAGCGCCCGTGATGTACGGGTCGTTCCTGACCGGCCTCGAGATGCGCACCGGCGCCCCCGCCTTCGGCCGGCCGGAAGCCGCGCTCGGCATCCTGTCGTCGGCCCAGATGGCGCGGCGGTATTCGCTCCCCTGCCGGGCCGGCGGTGTCCTGACCAACTCCAAGGTGCCCGACGCGCAGGCCGGGTGGGAAAAGATGATGCAGCTCTGGCCGATCGTGCTGGGCGGGTGCCACTACGTCCTGCACGGCGCGGGCTGGCTGGACGGCGGCCTGACGGCCTCGTTCGAGGCGATGGTCCTGGATGCCGAGATGCTGGAGATGCTGCCGCGCTTCTTCGCGGGTGTGCCGGTCAGCGATGAAACGCTCGCTCTGGACGTGATCGCCCATGTCGGGGCGGGCGGACACTTCCTGGGGGAGGAGCACACGCGCAAGCACTTCAAGACGGAGTTCCACTTCCCGAACCTGGCCGACACGGAGGCCTACGAATCCTGGGTCAAGAAAGGGCGGATGGACGCCGAGACGCGCGCCACCACGCGCTGGAAGAAGCTCCTCTCGTCCTACCAGGAGCCGAAGCTCGATCCCGCCGTCGACGAGGAGCTCCGGGACTTCGTCGCCCGCCGCAAGCGCGCCATCGAGGCCACGATCGACTAG